From the genome of Deinococcus sp. JMULE3, one region includes:
- a CDS encoding ABC transporter substrate-binding protein: protein MKKALLLAAALAVTTSASAAGKLEIFSWWSGDEGPALEALVKLYKAKYPTVAVDNATVSGGAGTNAKAVLKTRMLGGTPPDSFQAHAGQELIGTWVVAGRMEDLSGLFKSEGWDKVFPKDLVKLISTNGKPWSVPVNVHRSNVMWYNPAKLKAWGVTVPKTWPEFLKTCSTLKAKGVAAPLVVGENWTQQHLWESVMIGTLGAANWENLWAGKLKFTDPKVVAGFTTFGKVMDCANKDASGLSWQQASDRVIDGTSAFNVMGDWAAGYFATTKKLAPNTGFGWAPAPGTTKTFVMLADSFGLPKGAKNRTEALNWLKLMGSKAGQDAFNPLKGSIAARTDSDLSKYNTYGKSAAADWKSNKIVGSLVHGAVAPESFMSAFGAVIDQYVSSRNSAAAAAAAQQLAVRAGISK, encoded by the coding sequence ATGAAGAAAGCACTGCTGCTCGCCGCCGCCCTCGCCGTCACCACCAGCGCCTCTGCCGCTGGCAAACTGGAGATCTTCTCCTGGTGGTCCGGTGACGAGGGTCCCGCCCTGGAAGCCCTGGTCAAGCTGTACAAGGCCAAGTACCCCACGGTCGCCGTGGACAACGCGACCGTCTCCGGCGGCGCCGGCACGAACGCCAAGGCCGTCCTGAAGACCCGCATGCTGGGCGGCACGCCCCCCGACTCCTTCCAGGCGCACGCCGGTCAGGAACTCATCGGCACCTGGGTTGTCGCCGGGCGCATGGAAGACCTCAGCGGCCTCTTCAAGAGCGAAGGCTGGGACAAGGTGTTCCCCAAGGACCTCGTCAAGCTGATCAGCACGAACGGCAAGCCCTGGAGCGTGCCCGTGAACGTGCACCGCAGCAACGTTATGTGGTACAACCCCGCCAAACTCAAGGCCTGGGGCGTCACCGTACCCAAGACCTGGCCCGAATTCCTCAAGACCTGCTCCACCCTGAAAGCCAAGGGCGTCGCGGCTCCCCTGGTCGTCGGTGAGAACTGGACCCAGCAGCACCTCTGGGAGAGCGTCATGATCGGCACGCTGGGCGCCGCCAACTGGGAGAACCTGTGGGCCGGCAAGCTGAAGTTCACGGACCCCAAGGTCGTCGCGGGCTTCACCACCTTCGGCAAGGTCATGGACTGCGCCAACAAGGACGCCAGTGGCCTCAGCTGGCAGCAGGCCAGTGACCGCGTCATCGACGGCACCAGCGCCTTCAACGTGATGGGCGACTGGGCCGCCGGGTACTTCGCGACCACCAAGAAACTCGCCCCGAACACCGGCTTCGGCTGGGCGCCCGCCCCCGGCACCACCAAGACCTTCGTGATGCTCGCCGACTCCTTCGGTCTGCCCAAGGGCGCCAAGAACCGCACCGAGGCCCTGAACTGGCTGAAACTGATGGGCAGCAAGGCCGGTCAGGACGCCTTCAACCCCCTGAAAGGCTCCATCGCCGCGCGCACCGACAGCGACCTGAGCAAGTACAACACCTACGGCAAGAGCGCCGCCGCCGACTGGAAGAGCAACAAGATCGTCGGCAGCCTCGTGCACGGCGCCGTCGCCCCCGAGAGCTTCATGAGCGCCTTCGGCGCCGTGATCGACCAGTACGTGTCCAGCCGCAACAGCGCCGCCGCCGCCGCCGCCGCGCAGCAGCTGGCCGTGCGCGCCGGCATCAGCAAGTAA
- a CDS encoding sugar MFS transporter: protein MTARTPAAPPPLSWTLLAVGVAAFFTLGVIQAMYGPAFGLFQARFGVSTASVGVIASAHFLGSAVAPPLMGLLLRRVSVRAGVSWSLLLLALGVTGVVLAPAWPLAVASAFLGGFGLGGVSACLNAAYASVGSRAVNLVNAVFGVGSMLAPLLVAGLGRADGTPGGLAGPFLTVAALCAVTFVVGRVWGVPGIHAPARAADAPAPARPAVQAALFAALIVCYVGLEAGYGAWAARYLTELDLPGAALVLSAFWGALTVGRVLTGVFAGRVGAPRVVLTCGAALIILALALRVPALAPAAVILSGLVLAPVFGTTLAWLSQVLSARLVPLLLVAGSLGGVLSPWLLGQVFARFGAGAVPVTLAALAALMLGFTALARRGARGLA from the coding sequence GTGACTGCCCGCACTCCTGCCGCCCCGCCGCCGCTCTCGTGGACGCTGCTGGCGGTGGGCGTGGCGGCGTTCTTCACGCTGGGCGTGATCCAGGCGATGTACGGCCCGGCGTTCGGGCTGTTCCAGGCGCGCTTCGGCGTGAGTACCGCGTCGGTGGGCGTGATCGCCAGCGCGCACTTCCTGGGGTCGGCGGTCGCGCCGCCCCTGATGGGGCTGCTGCTGCGCCGCGTGAGCGTGCGGGCCGGGGTGTCCTGGAGTCTGCTGCTGCTGGCGCTGGGCGTGACGGGCGTGGTGCTGGCGCCCGCGTGGCCGCTGGCGGTCGCGTCGGCGTTCCTGGGCGGCTTCGGGCTGGGCGGCGTGAGTGCCTGCCTGAACGCCGCGTACGCGAGCGTGGGATCGCGCGCCGTGAACCTCGTGAACGCGGTGTTCGGGGTGGGCAGCATGCTCGCGCCGCTGCTCGTGGCGGGCCTGGGCCGCGCGGACGGCACGCCGGGCGGACTGGCGGGGCCGTTCCTGACGGTCGCGGCACTGTGCGCGGTGACGTTCGTGGTGGGCCGCGTGTGGGGCGTGCCGGGCATCCACGCACCCGCCCGCGCGGCGGACGCCCCTGCTCCGGCGCGGCCCGCCGTTCAGGCGGCGCTGTTCGCGGCGCTGATCGTGTGTTACGTGGGCCTGGAGGCCGGGTACGGCGCCTGGGCGGCCCGCTACCTGACCGAACTGGACCTGCCGGGCGCGGCGCTGGTCCTGAGTGCCTTCTGGGGTGCGCTGACGGTCGGGCGGGTCCTGACCGGCGTGTTCGCGGGCCGGGTGGGCGCGCCGCGCGTGGTGCTGACCTGCGGCGCAGCTCTGATCATCCTGGCGCTGGCGCTGCGCGTCCCGGCGCTGGCCCCGGCGGCGGTGATCCTCTCGGGGCTGGTGCTCGCCCCGGTGTTCGGCACGACCCTGGCGTGGCTGTCGCAGGTGCTCAGCGCGCGGCTGGTGCCGCTGCTGCTCGTGGCGGGCTCGCTGGGCGGCGTGCTGTCCCCGTGGTTGCTGGGGCAGGTGTTCGCACGTTTCGGGGCCGGGGCGGTGCCCGTGACGCTGGCGGCCCTGGCGGCGCTGATGCTGGGGTTCACGGCGCTCGCGCGGCGGGGGGCGCGCGGACTGGCCTGA
- a CDS encoding carbohydrate ABC transporter permease has translation MKGLSKDRLWSIAVLTPSIILIAVFVYGFIARSVYVSMTDWGNDPAQALALDPIIRWVGLANYQELFTGFLQGRFRQELISTIFFTLFFILGCLGLGLGLALILDRNPKGEGLWRTIFLFPMSLSFIVTGTIWRWMLQPGGGVNQAPTLLGGEASTFGWLSSTDALWKFDWNKLPLLTASVVGLVLAVMAVRAARSGDRTRTLVAAACAALLFLWALFIGPNVKMLPAPELHGFNLALIGIIIAAVWQMSGYTMALYLAGLRGIPEELREAARVDGANDIGMYQHVIFPLLAPITLSAMIVLGHISLKIFDLVYAMAGPDNINTSVPALNMYLTSFRQNQFALGAAIGTILLILVAFVIVPYLSSQFRTEEGHA, from the coding sequence ATGAAAGGCCTGAGTAAAGACCGCCTGTGGTCCATCGCCGTTCTGACGCCCAGCATCATCCTGATCGCGGTGTTCGTGTACGGTTTCATCGCGCGCAGCGTGTACGTCAGCATGACCGACTGGGGCAACGACCCCGCCCAGGCTCTGGCGCTCGACCCCATCATCCGCTGGGTGGGTCTGGCCAACTACCAGGAACTGTTCACCGGCTTCCTCCAGGGGCGCTTCCGGCAGGAACTGATCAGTACCATCTTCTTCACGCTGTTCTTCATCCTGGGCTGCCTGGGCCTGGGCCTGGGCCTCGCGCTGATCCTGGACCGTAACCCGAAAGGAGAGGGCCTGTGGCGCACCATCTTCCTGTTCCCCATGAGCCTGTCGTTCATCGTGACCGGCACCATCTGGCGCTGGATGCTGCAACCCGGCGGCGGCGTGAACCAGGCGCCCACCCTGCTGGGCGGCGAGGCCAGCACCTTCGGCTGGCTGAGCAGCACCGACGCCCTGTGGAAATTCGACTGGAACAAACTCCCGCTGCTGACCGCCAGCGTCGTGGGCCTCGTGCTGGCCGTCATGGCCGTGCGCGCCGCGCGCAGCGGTGACCGCACCCGCACCCTGGTCGCCGCCGCATGCGCCGCGCTGCTGTTCCTGTGGGCGCTGTTCATCGGCCCGAACGTCAAGATGCTGCCCGCCCCGGAACTGCACGGCTTCAACCTCGCCCTGATCGGCATCATCATCGCCGCCGTGTGGCAGATGAGCGGCTACACCATGGCCCTGTACCTCGCCGGTCTGCGCGGCATTCCCGAGGAACTCCGCGAGGCCGCCCGCGTGGACGGCGCGAACGACATTGGCATGTACCAGCACGTCATCTTCCCGCTGCTCGCCCCGATCACCCTGAGCGCCATGATCGTCCTGGGGCACATCAGCCTGAAGATCTTCGACCTCGTGTACGCCATGGCCGGACCCGACAACATCAACACCAGCGTGCCCGCGCTGAACATGTATCTCACCAGCTTCCGGCAGAACCAGTTCGCGCTGGGCGCCGCGATCGGCACCATCCTGCTGATCCTCGTGGCATTCGTGATCGTCCCGTACCTCAGCTCCCAGTTCCGCACCGAGGAGGGCCACGCATGA
- a CDS encoding ROK family protein gives MLHADTHSPDTLDLAAIRARHTLLLLGLLWDRDLARVDIARELGLSRSAISSIVTELISVGLVQEVGTRGTGGVGRRATLLNLNTRAAALLAIDLGASHARVDALDLHCRPLASRTVGHDIALGPQATYALLRDLTRQVLADAHLNAAQVALVGVGVPGPVDHDTGRVVQPPNMPGWDGENVRAALQDALNLEVLVDNDANLGALAEARFGAHRGIQDLIYVKVATGIGAGVLLGGRLHRGTRGGAGEIGHISINEQGPVGRSGNPGSLESYAAAQVIENHARSLRLQGHPTSLPDPISLEDLLAHAGSDPLARVVWEEAGHHLGVAISTTLNLFNPAAVIIGGRLSQAGDVLLRAIRVSAQSRTMRINADRTRIDLGTLGQDAGVMGAGAMMLDSLFTPRGLPHLYGIARMNQNARDLAGSRAPPPSIRTAPQTLNAPVSHGGTP, from the coding sequence ATGCTGCACGCCGACACCCACAGCCCGGACACCCTGGACCTCGCGGCCATCCGCGCGCGGCACACCCTGCTGCTGCTCGGCCTGCTGTGGGACCGGGACCTGGCCCGCGTGGACATCGCCCGTGAACTGGGCCTCTCGCGCAGCGCGATCAGCTCCATCGTCACCGAACTGATCAGCGTCGGACTGGTTCAGGAAGTCGGCACGCGCGGCACCGGTGGTGTGGGGCGGCGCGCCACGCTGCTGAACCTCAACACCCGCGCCGCCGCGCTGCTCGCCATCGACCTGGGCGCCAGCCACGCCCGCGTGGACGCCCTGGACCTCCACTGCCGCCCGCTGGCCAGCCGCACCGTCGGGCACGACATCGCCCTGGGCCCCCAGGCCACCTACGCCCTGCTGCGCGACCTGACCCGGCAGGTCCTCGCCGACGCGCACCTGAACGCCGCGCAGGTCGCCCTGGTCGGCGTGGGCGTCCCCGGCCCCGTCGACCACGATACCGGCCGCGTCGTGCAGCCGCCCAACATGCCCGGCTGGGACGGCGAGAACGTCCGCGCCGCCCTGCAGGACGCCCTGAACCTCGAAGTGCTCGTGGACAACGACGCGAACCTGGGCGCCCTGGCCGAGGCCCGCTTCGGCGCGCACCGCGGCATCCAGGACCTCATCTATGTGAAGGTCGCCACCGGCATCGGCGCCGGCGTGCTGCTCGGCGGGCGCCTGCACCGCGGCACGCGCGGCGGGGCAGGGGAGATCGGGCACATCAGCATCAACGAGCAGGGCCCGGTGGGCCGCAGCGGCAACCCCGGCAGCCTGGAAAGCTACGCCGCCGCGCAAGTCATCGAGAATCACGCCCGCAGCCTGCGCCTCCAGGGGCACCCCACCAGCCTCCCCGACCCCATCAGCCTCGAAGACCTGCTCGCCCACGCGGGCAGCGACCCCCTGGCCCGCGTCGTGTGGGAGGAAGCCGGGCACCACCTGGGCGTCGCGATCAGCACCACCCTGAACCTCTTCAACCCGGCCGCCGTGATCATCGGCGGGCGCCTCTCGCAGGCGGGCGACGTGCTGCTGCGCGCCATCCGCGTCAGCGCCCAGAGCCGCACCATGCGCATCAACGCCGACCGCACCCGCATCGACCTCGGCACGCTCGGGCAGGACGCCGGCGTGATGGGCGCCGGGGCCATGATGCTCGACTCCCTGTTCACCCCACGGGGCCTGCCGCACCTGTACGGCATCGCCCGCATGAACCAGAACGCCCGTGACCTCGCGGGCAGCCGCGCCCCACCCCCGTCCATCCGGACGGCCCCCCAGACCCTGAACGCACCCGTTTCACACGGAGGAACACCATGA
- a CDS encoding GreA/GreB family elongation factor produces MAQATRQVKLTREGFERLQKTLDQEMNRLAEATRILQEQMETNSDTEDTGLEDAKREKMNIEARIDELEDTLARATVIEDHENEGRVELGAIVVLANETTKKDMKVQVVSAAEATVTGGSLPRVSEDSPVGKELMNRKKGETFVVNLDNGKQMKYKVKSIEY; encoded by the coding sequence GTGGCACAGGCGACCAGACAGGTGAAGCTCACGCGTGAAGGTTTCGAACGGCTCCAGAAGACGCTGGACCAGGAAATGAACCGTCTCGCGGAAGCGACGCGCATCCTTCAGGAGCAGATGGAAACCAACTCGGACACCGAGGACACCGGGCTGGAGGACGCCAAGCGCGAGAAGATGAACATCGAGGCGCGCATCGACGAGCTGGAGGACACCCTGGCCCGCGCGACCGTCATCGAGGACCACGAGAACGAGGGCCGCGTGGAACTCGGCGCGATCGTCGTGCTCGCCAACGAGACCACCAAGAAGGACATGAAGGTGCAGGTTGTCAGCGCCGCCGAGGCGACCGTCACCGGCGGCAGCCTGCCCCGCGTCAGCGAGGACAGCCCCGTCGGGAAGGAACTGATGAACCGCAAGAAAGGGGAGACCTTCGTGGTGAACCTCGACAACGGCAAGCAGATGAAGTACAAGGTCAAGAGCATCGAGTACTGA
- the lysS gene encoding lysine--tRNA ligase, whose product MSDGSPNRREGLHEQTVSRLNNLDAQVAAGFEAHPYTYPRTHHARDVLSAHPAGAVGEDGAPKWEAGQEWPETQYALAGRVTLMRHMGKAAFADLTDEFGKIQLHFSKQDTEQFDVTKKIDLGDIIGVRGFPFVTKTGQLTLRVTSWQPLVKSLHPLPSKFHGLQDEELRARRRYVDLMINPESREVYRTRSQMLRFIRNFLDSRDFMEVEGPTLQVVPGGTEAKPFKTFHNALGHEFSMRISLELYLKRLLVGGFERVYEIGRNYRNEGIDRTHNPEFTMLEAYFAYGDYNDMMVLVETLLHDLVVELKGEPKLTYQGRELDFSLPFRRLDFVTALKEQAGLDFDPLDLVKLREWSDVHHPEHRKTPDYKLLDKLGGEYVEPLLQNPTFLTDMPLAISPLVKVHRDRQGLAERADLYVAGFELAPIYSELNDALDQRERFEAQTARRDAGDDEAHEQDEDFLLALEYGMPPTAGMGMGMDRLAMLMTDRDSIRDVLLFPLLRPEGTGAGAEDAPDVTVG is encoded by the coding sequence ATGTCTGATGGTTCCCCCAATCGCCGCGAGGGTCTGCACGAGCAGACTGTCAGCCGCCTGAACAACCTGGACGCGCAGGTGGCCGCGGGTTTCGAGGCCCACCCCTACACGTACCCGCGCACGCATCACGCCCGTGACGTGCTGTCCGCCCACCCCGCAGGTGCCGTGGGTGAGGACGGCGCGCCGAAGTGGGAGGCCGGGCAGGAGTGGCCCGAGACGCAGTACGCGCTGGCCGGGCGCGTGACCCTGATGCGTCACATGGGCAAGGCGGCCTTCGCGGACCTGACCGACGAGTTCGGGAAGATCCAGCTGCACTTCTCCAAGCAGGACACCGAGCAGTTCGACGTCACGAAGAAGATCGACCTGGGCGACATCATCGGCGTGCGGGGCTTCCCGTTCGTCACGAAGACCGGTCAGCTGACGCTGCGCGTGACGTCCTGGCAGCCGCTGGTCAAGAGCCTGCACCCGCTGCCCAGCAAGTTCCATGGCCTGCAGGACGAGGAACTCCGCGCGCGGCGCCGCTACGTGGACCTGATGATCAACCCCGAGAGCCGCGAGGTGTACCGCACGCGCTCGCAGATGCTGCGCTTCATCCGCAACTTCCTCGACAGCCGCGACTTCATGGAGGTCGAGGGCCCCACGTTGCAGGTCGTGCCCGGCGGGACCGAGGCCAAGCCGTTCAAGACGTTCCACAACGCGCTGGGGCACGAGTTCAGCATGCGCATCAGCCTGGAGCTGTACCTCAAGCGGCTGCTGGTGGGCGGCTTCGAGCGGGTGTACGAGATCGGCCGCAACTACCGCAACGAGGGCATCGACCGGACGCACAACCCGGAATTCACGATGCTCGAAGCGTACTTCGCGTACGGCGACTACAACGACATGATGGTGCTGGTCGAGACGCTGCTGCACGACCTCGTCGTGGAACTCAAGGGCGAGCCGAAACTCACCTACCAGGGGCGCGAACTGGACTTCTCGCTGCCGTTCAGGCGGCTGGACTTCGTGACGGCGCTCAAGGAGCAGGCGGGCCTGGACTTCGATCCGCTGGATCTCGTGAAGCTGCGCGAGTGGAGTGACGTGCACCACCCGGAGCACCGCAAGACCCCGGACTACAAGCTGCTGGACAAGCTGGGCGGTGAGTACGTCGAGCCGCTGCTGCAGAACCCGACGTTCCTGACGGACATGCCGCTGGCGATCAGCCCGCTGGTGAAGGTGCACCGTGACCGCCAGGGGCTGGCCGAGCGCGCTGACCTGTACGTGGCGGGGTTCGAGCTGGCGCCGATCTACTCGGAGCTGAACGACGCGCTGGATCAGCGGGAGCGCTTCGAGGCGCAGACGGCCCGCCGGGATGCCGGGGACGACGAGGCGCACGAGCAGGATGAGGACTTCCTGCTGGCGCTGGAGTACGGCATGCCGCCCACCGCCGGGATGGGGATGGGTATGGACCGACTGGCGATGCTGATGACCGACCGGGATTCCATCCGGGACGTGCTGCTGTTCCCGCTGCTGCGTCCTGAGGGCACGGGGGCCGGGGCGGAGGACGCGCCGGACGTGACGGTCGGCTGA